The sequence below is a genomic window from Streptomyces sp. NBC_00582.
GCAGCCCGGCGACCGAGTCCGGTCCGACCTGCCCCGTCGGCCCGTACGGCGCGACCAAGCTCGCGGGCACGGCGGTGGTGACCGCGTCCGGCCTGGACGCGGTGGTGCTGCGGGTGGGCAACCCGGTGGGGCCGGGGGCGCCGCCCGCCGGACTGCCGGGCCGGCTGGCGGGTTTGCTGCGGGAGGCGGGCCGGGACCCGGACGCGGTGCTGCGGCTCGGCGATCTGTCCGCCCACCGTGACTTCGTGGACGTACGGGACGTGGCGCGCGCGGCCGAGCTCGCCGTCACCGCGCCGGGCCCGCTGCCGGGGATCCTGAACATCGGCGCGGGCCGTGCCGTCCCGGTGCGCGAGCTGGTGCTCGGCCTGGCCTCGCAGGCCGGTTTCCGCGGCCGCGTCGAGGAGAGCACGGGCGGCGGCCGGTCGGTCCGCTCCGGCGAGGTGTCCTGGCAGTGCTCCGCCATCGCGGCCGCCGAGCAGGCCCTGGGCTGGCGGCCCGCGCACACCCTCGACGAGGCGCTGGCCGCGCTGTGGGAAGGCGACGGCACGCCGTGAGCCTGCTGATTCCGCTGTACGTGCACCCCGCCGAGGATCCGGGCGCCTGGCACCGTCTGATCCGGGGCGCGGGGCGCACGTACGGCGTGATCCTCAACCCCGCGAACGGGCCCGGCAAGGGCCCCGACCCCGCGTTCGCCGCGGCGGCCGGGGCCCTCAGGGAGGCGGGCGCGCGCGTCCTCGGGTACGTCGACACCGACTACGGGGTGCGCGAGCACGCCGACGTGGTGGCCGATGTGCGCCGGCACCGGGAGTGGTACGCGGTCGACGGCTGCTTCCTCGACCAGGTGACGGCGACCCCGGACGCGCTGCCCGCCTGCCGGGCGCTGGTGAGGGGCGTGCGCCGGACGGGCGCGGGGACGGTCGTCCTCAACCCCGGGGTCCACCCGGCGCCCGGCTACGCCCGGCTCGCCGATCTGACGGTCACCTTCGAGGGCCACTGGTCCACGTACGTCTCGGCGTTCACCCGCCCGGACTGGACCGCGCGGCAGGCGCCCGGACGGCTCTGCCATCTGGTGTACGGCGTCCCGGCGGCGCTGGTGCCGCTCGCGGTGCGTACCGCGGGTGAGCGGGGCGCGGCGGTGTGCGGTCCCGTCACCGGCGAACTTCCCAATCCCTGGGGTGAGTTGACCCCCGCACTGAGCGGAACGGAATGATGAGGTACAGGGTACGAGCGATCCTGCTGGCGGGTGCGCTGGCGCTGGCGGGCTGCTCCGGCACGGGCGGCGGGGGCGAGGGCGGACCGTCGGCCTCCGGTACGCCCTCCGGTACGGCGGACTCGTCGACCCGGGCGCTGTGGAAGCCCCGGCCGGGGCTGGCGTGGCAGTGGCAGCTCAACAGCAGGGTCGACCCGTCGGTGGACGTGCCGGTCTACGACATCGACGGCTTCGAGAACACGGCCGCGGACGTGGCCCGGCTGCACCGGGACGGGCGCAAGGTCATCTGCTACATCAACGTCGGGGCGTGGGAGGACTTCCGGTCGGACCGGGACGAGTTCCCGACGTCGGTGCTGGGTGAGCGCAACGGCTGGGCGGGCGAGCGCTGGCTGGACATCCGGAGGCTCTCGGTGCTGCGGCCGATCATGGAGCGGCGCTTCGACATGTGCCGTGACAAGGGCTTCGACGCGGTGGAGCCCGACCTGGTGGAGGGCTACGGCAACCGGACCGGCTTCCCGCTCACCGCGCGCGACCAGCTCCGCTACAACCGTATGATCGCCGCTCTGGCGCACGAGCGCGGGATGTCGGTGGGGCTGAAGAACGACCTGCCGCAGATCCCCGACCTCCTCGCAGACTTCGACTTCGCGGTCAACGAGGAGTGCGCCCAGTACGGCGAGTGCGCGCGGCTCACCCCGTTCGTCGACGCCGGCAAAGCGGTCTTCCACGTGGAGTACGCCGAGCCCACGAGCAGGTTCTGCGCCGAGTCGCGGCGGCTGAAGCTGTCGTCGATGCAGAAGAAGCTGGAACTGGGGGTGTGGCGCAAGCCCTGCTGAACGGGGACCGGAGGCGGGCGGGGGTCAGTCGTCCGAGTCCGGCTTGTTCCGCGCCTCCGCGTAGGCCTGGGTGGGGGTCATGGGGACGCCGTTGAGGGCGACCGTCCTGTACGGGCTGACCTCGGCGCACTTCTTGGCCTCGTCGGCGGTCTGGGCGTGGGCGCGGGAGACGGCGGCCTTGGTGTCGGCGGGCGCGGGCGAGGCGGTGCCGCCGGGGTAGGTGGTGCCGCTCGGCCAGTCGCTGCCGATGACCAGGGTCAGGCCCGTTCCGCTGCCCTGCTTCAGATGGGAGGACGGCAGGCCGAGGGTCTTCGCGGCCGTCTGCGCCGCGCCCTTCTGGCCGGTGCCGTAGGTGAGGGTCGTGGTGGCCGCCGGGCTCGGCGCGTTGGCGGTGGTCGTCCCCGAGTCGAAGCCCGCGTCGGTGAGGGCACCGGCGACGGTGGAGGCACGGCCGGTGATCTCGGTGCCGTTCTCCACGGTGACGGCGACCTCGGACGCGGGGACCGCCGAGGCGGTGGCCTTCGCCGTCGCGGAGGCCGCCGCCGACTTCTTGCCGGAGCCGGTGGTGAGCGACTGGTCGTTGGCGATGGTGGAGAAGAGGGTCTTGGCGCCGGCGCCCACCACGACCCGGTCGCTGTCGGAGGGGTCGGGCGCCGTCTGCATGGTGGTGAACGTCATCCGCTTGGTGGGGACCTTGTTCACATCGTCCGCGAGGCCGATCAGCTTCTTCACACTGCCGAGGCCGTCGTCCACGGTGAGCGCCTTGGTGGCCGCGTCCGCGAGGCTGTAGACCGCGGTGGGGTCGGTGAGCGTGCCCGCGCTCTTGAACTTGCGGATCATCGCGCTGAGGAAGATGTGCTGGGAGACGGTACGGCCGAGGTCGCTGCCGTCGCCGAAGCCGTGCCGGGAGCGGACGAACTCCAGGGCCGCGACGCCCTTGAGGGTGTGGGTGCCCTTGGACAGCTTCAGATGCGAGTAGGTGTCGTACACGTTGGCGCTGACGCACACGGAGACACCGCCGACCGCGTCGGACATCTTGACCACGCCGGAGAAGTCGAGCTTGACGAAGTGGTCGATGGGGATGCCGGTGAGCTGGTGGATGGTGGCCACCTGGCAGGCCGGGCCGTACTGGAGGGCGCTGTTGATCTGGCCGTAGTAGCCGGACGTGGACTGTCCGGTCTCACTGTCCTTGCAGGCCGGGACGTTCGTCATGGTGTCGCGCGGGATGCTCATCACGGTGGCGTTGGAGCGGTCGGCGGATATGTGGACCACCATCTGCACGTCCGCGTTGCCGTGGCCGGACTGCACCCCCGTCTGCGAGCAGCCGCCGCCCAGTTTGCAGTCCGCCTTGCTGGTACGGCCGTCCGAGCCCATGACCAGGATGTTGATCGGGGTGCGGCCGAAGGCGTCGGCCTTCTCCTTGCCGCCCTTGCCGTCGATCGAGACGCTGTTGATGTTGCTGTTCAGATGCTGGTAGAACCACCAGCCCGCACCGGCCGTGGCCAGCACCAGGACCGCCAGGCACAGCCCGAGGATCCGCAGCACCCGCCTGCCGCGCCGCACCGGCCGGTTCCGCCGCGCCCCGCGGCCGCCGCGCCGGCGGGCGGCCGCCCGTGCCGCGGCCCGCCCGCCCGTCGGAAGCGGTTCGTCGGGCCAGGCGGTGCGCTGGCCGGGCACCCTGCCGGTGCGGCTGCGCGTGACCTGACCGGCCGGACCGTCCCACGGGTCGCTCATTTACCACTCCCACGAACGGTCGGCGGTGTACGGATGCACAGAGGTAGAGGCCGGAATCAAGATCGAGGTTGCTTGCGTAGTTGCGCAATCTAACAAAGCCCTGGCCTGAGCAGGGCGGATCCTGGGCGAATTCACAGGTGAGGGATCTCATGCAACCCCCGGGGCGGCTTTCGCCTCCGGGGGGGCGGAGCGGTCGACGGGCCCCGGGATTCCGGCCGGATCAGGCGCCGGTGCCGCGCAGGCGCCGTACCGGGGCGGAGGTCTGGTGCGAGCGGGCGGTCAACTGGCCGACCATCACCCGCACCACCGTCACGACGTCCGGGTCGTCGACGTAGTAGACCTGCCGTCGGCCCTCGCGGCGGGAGCCCACGAGTCCGGCGAGCTTCAGCTTCGCCAGATGCTGGCTGACCGCGGGGAGCGCGCCGCCCACCCGGTCGGCGAGGCGGGTGACGTCGCTCTCGCCCTGCGACAGCGCCCACATGAGGTGCAGCCGGGCCGGAGCGGCGAGCA
It includes:
- a CDS encoding NAD-dependent epimerase/dehydratase family protein; translation: MRILVLGSTGYLGAHVAARLRALPGALVLGAGRSPGADHEVDLATVRAEELAGTLALAAPDAVVNCAGATGGDAVTLAEVNARGPAVLCAALREAAPGARLVHLGSAAEYGPGVAGSPATESGPTCPVGPYGATKLAGTAVVTASGLDAVVLRVGNPVGPGAPPAGLPGRLAGLLREAGRDPDAVLRLGDLSAHRDFVDVRDVARAAELAVTAPGPLPGILNIGAGRAVPVRELVLGLASQAGFRGRVEESTGGGRSVRSGEVSWQCSAIAAAEQALGWRPAHTLDEALAALWEGDGTP
- a CDS encoding spherulation-specific family 4 protein — its product is MSLLIPLYVHPAEDPGAWHRLIRGAGRTYGVILNPANGPGKGPDPAFAAAAGALREAGARVLGYVDTDYGVREHADVVADVRRHREWYAVDGCFLDQVTATPDALPACRALVRGVRRTGAGTVVLNPGVHPAPGYARLADLTVTFEGHWSTYVSAFTRPDWTARQAPGRLCHLVYGVPAALVPLAVRTAGERGAAVCGPVTGELPNPWGELTPALSGTE
- a CDS encoding endo alpha-1,4 polygalactosaminidase, which gives rise to MMRYRVRAILLAGALALAGCSGTGGGGEGGPSASGTPSGTADSSTRALWKPRPGLAWQWQLNSRVDPSVDVPVYDIDGFENTAADVARLHRDGRKVICYINVGAWEDFRSDRDEFPTSVLGERNGWAGERWLDIRRLSVLRPIMERRFDMCRDKGFDAVEPDLVEGYGNRTGFPLTARDQLRYNRMIAALAHERGMSVGLKNDLPQIPDLLADFDFAVNEECAQYGECARLTPFVDAGKAVFHVEYAEPTSRFCAESRRLKLSSMQKKLELGVWRKPC
- a CDS encoding LCP family protein, which gives rise to MSDPWDGPAGQVTRSRTGRVPGQRTAWPDEPLPTGGRAAARAAARRRGGRGARRNRPVRRGRRVLRILGLCLAVLVLATAGAGWWFYQHLNSNINSVSIDGKGGKEKADAFGRTPINILVMGSDGRTSKADCKLGGGCSQTGVQSGHGNADVQMVVHISADRSNATVMSIPRDTMTNVPACKDSETGQSTSGYYGQINSALQYGPACQVATIHQLTGIPIDHFVKLDFSGVVKMSDAVGGVSVCVSANVYDTYSHLKLSKGTHTLKGVAALEFVRSRHGFGDGSDLGRTVSQHIFLSAMIRKFKSAGTLTDPTAVYSLADAATKALTVDDGLGSVKKLIGLADDVNKVPTKRMTFTTMQTAPDPSDSDRVVVGAGAKTLFSTIANDQSLTTGSGKKSAAASATAKATASAVPASEVAVTVENGTEITGRASTVAGALTDAGFDSGTTTANAPSPAATTTLTYGTGQKGAAQTAAKTLGLPSSHLKQGSGTGLTLVIGSDWPSGTTYPGGTASPAPADTKAAVSRAHAQTADEAKKCAEVSPYRTVALNGVPMTPTQAYAEARNKPDSDD
- a CDS encoding ArsR/SmtB family transcription factor, whose amino-acid sequence is MATSVGRFEDPSAEVLDEAAAAFGLLAAPARLHLMWALSQGESDVTRLADRVGGALPAVSQHLAKLKLAGLVGSRREGRRQVYYVDDPDVVTVVRVMVGQLTARSHQTSAPVRRLRGTGA